The genomic DNA TTTAAATGCTTTTGATATGGAGATCAGATGAGGGATAAAACACTCGTGAGTGGCCACTTTAATACCAACCTAGCTCGGTACTGGTTATGGTCTACCTACGTAACATTCTGCTTCAACGTTATGGCTATTACATTGTTACTATCATGGTTTCCATTAAGAATTTTAGTGACAAAACGTTACATCACAAATATGAGTGCTCAATTAATCGAGCAGAAACGCATTGTGCGTGCAAACTTACTCACTAATTCTGAACATACTGATAGGGCATTTATTCAAGCGCACATGATGCACATCTTTGGCCTAGATAAACTCAGCGTAAACAAACACAATTGAATCCGCTATAAGAGCTCTAATTAACCTAACAGGTGTTATTGATGCAACGGGATTTAGAGCACAAATACGGGTACGAAAATCATTCCTAAATGGGCTAAAAAAACAACATGTCGACCACCCCTAATACGGATGCATTGCTCCTCAACTATCTACAAAAAATGCACACAAGCTTATTATCGATAAAACAGTCATTAACCGTTAAACAATCAAATTAGGTCGTTTTTTTATCATGCTAAATCAAAAAACTGCATTAGCCCTACCGTGGATGTCTCGTGTTAGCACCCTCTTTAAAGCCACAGGACCGGGAATCTTAATGGCCGCTGCCGCGATTGGCGCCTCTCATTTAGTCGCCTCAACCCGAGCGGGAGCCGAGTTTGGTTGGCAGCTTGCGTGGCTGATTTTATTAGTTAATATCGTTAAATATCCTTTCTTCGCCGCAGGCGCTCGCTACACCGCAGCAACGGATGAGAGTTTATTGCACGGCTATCATAAGCAAGGTCGTGGCTATTTAATGCTGTTTACCGGGCTTAACGTTATTGCCGCCATTGCCAGTACGGCGGGGGTATGCATGTTAACCGCGGCCATGTTAACCCAGTTTATTCCGCTATCGATTGATGTATTAGCGCTAATTGTACTGGTCAGCTCATTGGCATTATTAATTTTCGGCCACTACAAACTGCTTGATAAAATGACCAAGATCATCATGTTGGCACTTACTCTAACCACATTAGTCGCCGTAGCATTAGCCTTTAATCGGCATACAGGATTCGGGGCATCAGACGTTGCCGAATCGCCTTGGCAATGGGCTTATGTGGGCTTTTTAGTGGCGATGATGGGCTGGATGCCCGCGCCAATTGAGGTCAGTACTTGGAACTCATTATGGTTAATAGAAAAACGTAAAACCCAAACGGTGACCGCCAAGCAGGCTATTTTTGATTTTAATCTAGGCTATGTCACCACGGCATTACTGGCGATTGTATTTTTAGCGTTAGGCGCATTAGTGATGCACGGCAGCGGTGAACGATTCTCAGATTCTGGAGCCGTATTTGCCTCACAATTGATCACTCTTTACAGCCAAGTGATGGGCAATGAAAGCCGTTATTTGATTGGGATAGTGGCGTTTTTATGTATTTTTAGCACCACAGTGACGGTAATTGATGGTTATAGCCGCACACTCGATATGGGCTGGCGATTGCTGACCAATAAGCCTGCTCAACGCTCGCACCTAACGGCAATGATGCTAGCCATCAGCGCCTTAGGGTTATTACTGATTTTATTTTTTAAAGGGCCATTATTACCTTTATTAGAATTTGTGATGATATTAGCGTTCATGACTACCGTCATTTTTGCCTGGTTAAATTACCGCTTAATGACCAGCAAATCTCTAGATGCTAAACATCGTTATGGCCCGGTAATGGTCGGACTCTCTTGGGTAGGCTTACTGTATTTAACCGGCTTTGCTGGGCTATTTATTTACTGGTATCTAGCTAAATAATCTCACTAAAAGCCTAGAACGCTGCGCTGCTAGTACGCTTCGCGGCTAGAGGCTATAAAATCAACAGCCTAGCAGCGAAGCGATACTAGTAGACCAAAGGTCGCCCTAGCAGCGAAGCGATACTAGCAGACCGAAGGTCGCCCTAGCAGCGAAGCGATACTAGCAGACCGAAGGTCGCACTAGCAGCGAAGCGATACTAGCAGACCGAAGGTCGCCCTAGCAGCGAAGCGATACTAGCAGACCGAAGGTCGCCCTAGCAGCGAAGCGATACTAGCAGACCGAAGGTCGCCCTAGCAGCGAAGCGATACTAGCAGACCGAAGGTCGCCCTAGCAGCGAAGCGATACTAGCAGACCGAAGGTCGCCCTAGCAGCGAAGCGATACTAGCAGACCGAAGGTCGCCCTAGCAGCGAAGCGATACTAGCAGACCGAAGGTCGCCCTAGCAGCGAAGCGATACTAGCAGACCGAAGGTCGCCCTAGCAGCGAAGCGATACTAGCAGACCGAAGGTCGCCCTAGCAGCGAAGCGATACTAGCAGACCGAAGGTCGCCCTAGCAGCGAAGCGATACTAGCAGACCGAAGGTCGCCCTAGCAGCGAAGCGATACTAGCAGACCGAAGGTCGCCCTAGCAGCGAAGCGACACTAGCAGACCGAAGGTCGCCCTAGCAGCGAAGCGATACTAGCAGACCGAAGGTCGCCCTAGCAGCAAAGCGACACTAGCAGGGATAGAAATCGATTGCCGTTCTAGCAGGATTAATCTGACTAATGAATGATTACCCGTTATAATAGCATTTAGTCAATTGACCTAAACCATTAATGCGCCGCCGCGCCAGAGAACCTTATGATTAACAATGATATTCTTCGCCGTATTCGCTTTGTGTTTGATTATTCAAATGCCAAGATGACTAATATTTTCAGTCAAGCCAATGTAGAAATGTCTTCAGAGCAAATTATAGCGCTGTTGAAAAAAGAGGAAGAAGAAGGTTATCAAGCATGTAATGACACATTAATGTGCCAGTTTTTAGACGGTTTGATCATTAATAACCGTGGCTTAAAGCCTGGAACAGAAGTGCCGACACCGTTAAAGCAATTGACTAATAACCTTATGTTCAAAAAATTACGCGTCGCGCTCGAAATGCGTGAAGAAGATATTATTGCCACATTAGCTTTAGCTGATTTTGCGATGACTAAATCTGAGTTAAGCGCGCTGTTCCGTAACCCTAATCATAAAAACTATAAGCCTTGTGGCGACCAAGTATTAAGAAACTTCGTCAAAGGTTTATCGATCAAACACCGCGGTAAGTAATATATAACTTGATATTGATATAATACCGTATTAATGCGTAGCTTAGGCTGCGCATTTTTGTTTCTGGGGTTTACATTAAAACAACACAATAGTGAGCGATGAATAAAAGTACTTAATAAAAATGTGATTTAACTCACTTAACC from Shewanella psychromarinicola includes the following:
- a CDS encoding NRAMP family divalent metal transporter gives rise to the protein MLNQKTALALPWMSRVSTLFKATGPGILMAAAAIGASHLVASTRAGAEFGWQLAWLILLVNIVKYPFFAAGARYTAATDESLLHGYHKQGRGYLMLFTGLNVIAAIASTAGVCMLTAAMLTQFIPLSIDVLALIVLVSSLALLIFGHYKLLDKMTKIIMLALTLTTLVAVALAFNRHTGFGASDVAESPWQWAYVGFLVAMMGWMPAPIEVSTWNSLWLIEKRKTQTVTAKQAIFDFNLGYVTTALLAIVFLALGALVMHGSGERFSDSGAVFASQLITLYSQVMGNESRYLIGIVAFLCIFSTTVTVIDGYSRTLDMGWRLLTNKPAQRSHLTAMMLAISALGLLLILFFKGPLLPLLEFVMILAFMTTVIFAWLNYRLMTSKSLDAKHRYGPVMVGLSWVGLLYLTGFAGLFIYWYLAK
- a CDS encoding YehS family protein, whose translation is MINNDILRRIRFVFDYSNAKMTNIFSQANVEMSSEQIIALLKKEEEEGYQACNDTLMCQFLDGLIINNRGLKPGTEVPTPLKQLTNNLMFKKLRVALEMREEDIIATLALADFAMTKSELSALFRNPNHKNYKPCGDQVLRNFVKGLSIKHRGK